In the genome of Rhizobium rhizogenes, one region contains:
- a CDS encoding SRPBCC family protein, which produces MADIAMAGTYGQLVEPATLKIERLLPGPIERVWAYLTQSDLRRRWLASGEMRLAPDAPFELVWRNDELSNPPGRRPEGFSEEEKMASRIITVVPPHRLVFSWGEGGEVSIELQALGKDVLLTLVHRRLVDRKTRLDVSSGWHAHLDILAARLQEKEPGPFWDAWLALRKEYEQRIPS; this is translated from the coding sequence ATGGCTGATATTGCAATGGCTGGCACCTATGGTCAGCTCGTGGAGCCCGCAACCCTGAAGATCGAGCGGCTATTGCCGGGACCGATCGAGCGGGTGTGGGCCTATCTGACGCAAAGCGATCTTCGCCGCCGCTGGCTGGCATCAGGCGAAATGCGGCTGGCACCCGATGCGCCATTCGAATTGGTCTGGCGCAACGACGAGCTTTCAAATCCGCCCGGTCGCCGGCCGGAGGGCTTTTCCGAAGAGGAAAAGATGGCGTCCCGCATCATTACCGTCGTTCCGCCGCATCGCCTTGTCTTCAGCTGGGGCGAAGGCGGCGAGGTATCGATCGAGCTTCAGGCTCTGGGCAAGGATGTGCTGCTGACACTGGTTCACCGCCGGCTGGTTGACAGGAAGACCAGGCTTGATGTCAGCTCCGGCTGGCACGCGCATCTCGATATTCTCGCGGCTCGCCTTCAGGAGAAGGAACCGGGACCTTTCTGGGATGCCTGGCTGGCGCTGCGGAAAGAATACGAGCAGCGCATACCCTCATAA
- a CDS encoding helix-turn-helix transcriptional regulator has translation MVELSVPQLDTVFHALGDATRRTMLRDLSLGERTVSQLAEPFDISLAAASKHIKALENAGLIRREVRGRTHVCRLAPEPLAQAHEWLGFYRQFWNSRLDILEQMLREDDQGKTPADGGNDNG, from the coding sequence ATGGTTGAATTATCTGTTCCACAACTCGACACTGTCTTTCATGCTCTTGGCGATGCGACGCGGCGCACGATGCTGCGTGACCTTTCCCTTGGCGAGCGAACGGTAAGCCAGTTGGCCGAGCCGTTCGACATATCGCTGGCTGCGGCTTCCAAGCACATCAAGGCGCTGGAAAATGCCGGGCTTATCCGCCGCGAGGTGAGGGGGCGCACCCATGTTTGCCGGCTGGCGCCGGAACCGCTGGCGCAGGCGCATGAATGGCTGGGCTTCTACCGGCAGTTCTGGAACAGCCGTCTTGATATTCTTGAGCAGATGCTCCGGGAGGACGATCAGGGAAAAACCCCTGCAGATGGAGGAAATGACAATGGCTGA
- the ilvN gene encoding acetolactate synthase small subunit, whose translation MNAHLQPTGSAYFIQKETAAVENHTLSVLVSNEPGVLARVIGLFSGRGYNIESLTVSETEHEAHLSRITIVTRGTPIVLEQIKAQLERIVPVHRVLDLTVRARELGQERPIEREVALIKVAGTGEVRAEALRLADAFQAKVVDATVEHFIFEITGKSSKIDQFVAIIKPLGLIEICRTGIAAMNRGSQGM comes from the coding sequence ATGAACGCACACCTACAACCCACCGGCTCCGCCTATTTCATCCAGAAGGAAACGGCTGCCGTCGAAAATCACACGCTGTCGGTTCTGGTCAGCAACGAGCCGGGCGTTCTCGCCCGGGTCATCGGCCTGTTCTCCGGCCGCGGCTACAACATCGAAAGCCTGACGGTTTCGGAAACGGAACATGAAGCGCATCTGTCGCGCATCACCATCGTCACGCGCGGCACACCGATCGTGCTGGAGCAGATCAAGGCGCAGCTGGAGCGCATCGTGCCCGTGCACCGGGTTCTTGACCTCACCGTTCGCGCCCGCGAGCTGGGACAGGAGCGGCCGATCGAGCGCGAAGTGGCGCTTATCAAGGTGGCTGGTACGGGCGAAGTCCGTGCCGAAGCGCTGCGCCTTGCCGATGCGTTTCAGGCCAAGGTGGTGGATGCGACGGTGGAGCATTTCATCTTCGAAATCACCGGCAAGTCGTCAAAGATCGACCAGTTCGTGGCCATCATCAAGCCGCTCGGCCTGATCGAGATCTGCCGCACGGGCATTGCCGCGATGAACCGCGGTTCGCAGGGGATGTAA
- a CDS encoding acetolactate synthase 3 large subunit produces the protein MTDKDNTENSNRMTGAEIVLQALKDNGVEHIFGYPGGAVLPIYDEIFQQEDIQHILVRHEQGAGHAAEGYARSTGKVGVMLVTSGPGATNAVTPLQDALMDSIPLVCLSGQVPTTLIGSDAFQECDTVGITRPCTKHNWLVKDVNELAGIIHEAFRIAQTGRPGPVVVDIPKDIQFATGTYTPPSASVQQKSYKPKVQGDLNAIHAAIELMSKAKKPVFYTGGGVINSGPEATRLLRELVELTGFPITSTLMGLGAYPASGKNWLGMLGMHGSYEANMTMHDCDVLVCVGARFDDRITGRINAFSPNSKKIHIDIDPSSINKTVRVDVPVIGDVGHVLEDMVRLWRALPKKPEKAQTADWWAQIERWRARNSFAYKNSKDVIMPQYALQRLYEASKGRDTYITTEVGQHQMWAAQFFGFEEPNHWMTSGGLGTMGYGLPAAIGVQVAHPDALVIDIAGDASIQMCIQEMSCAIQYGLPVKIFILNNQYMGMVRQWQQLLHGNRLSNSYTEAMPDFVKLAEAYGAVGMYCDDPKELDDKIAEMIAVKKPVIFDCRVANLANCFPMIPSGKAHNEMLLPDEATDEAVANAIDAKGRQLV, from the coding sequence ATGACGGATAAGGACAATACGGAAAACAGCAATCGCATGACAGGGGCGGAGATCGTTCTGCAGGCGCTGAAGGACAATGGCGTCGAGCACATCTTCGGTTACCCTGGTGGTGCCGTGCTTCCGATCTATGACGAGATTTTCCAGCAGGAAGACATCCAGCACATTCTCGTGCGTCACGAGCAGGGCGCTGGCCACGCCGCCGAAGGCTATGCCCGCTCCACCGGCAAGGTTGGCGTCATGCTCGTCACGTCCGGCCCCGGCGCGACAAATGCGGTTACCCCGCTGCAGGATGCGCTGATGGATTCCATTCCGCTCGTCTGCCTGTCCGGCCAGGTTCCCACCACGCTGATCGGTTCCGACGCGTTTCAGGAATGCGATACCGTCGGCATTACGCGCCCCTGCACCAAGCACAACTGGCTGGTCAAGGACGTCAACGAACTGGCGGGCATCATTCACGAGGCTTTCCGCATCGCGCAGACGGGTCGTCCCGGTCCTGTCGTCGTTGATATTCCGAAGGACATCCAGTTCGCCACCGGCACCTATACGCCGCCTTCCGCCTCCGTTCAGCAGAAGAGCTACAAGCCGAAGGTTCAGGGCGATCTGAACGCCATTCATGCGGCCATCGAGCTGATGTCGAAGGCGAAGAAGCCGGTTTTCTATACCGGCGGCGGCGTCATCAATTCCGGCCCGGAGGCAACCCGTTTGCTGCGCGAACTGGTCGAGCTGACCGGCTTCCCGATCACCTCGACGCTGATGGGTCTCGGCGCCTATCCGGCTTCCGGCAAGAACTGGCTCGGCATGCTGGGCATGCACGGTTCCTACGAAGCCAATATGACGATGCATGATTGCGACGTTCTGGTCTGCGTCGGCGCGCGTTTCGACGACCGAATTACCGGCCGCATCAATGCCTTCTCGCCGAACTCCAAGAAGATCCATATCGATATCGACCCGTCCTCGATCAACAAGACGGTTCGCGTCGATGTTCCTGTTATCGGCGATGTCGGCCATGTTCTGGAAGATATGGTTCGCCTGTGGCGCGCTCTGCCGAAGAAGCCGGAAAAGGCGCAGACCGCCGACTGGTGGGCGCAGATCGAGCGCTGGCGCGCCCGCAATTCCTTCGCCTACAAGAATTCCAAAGATGTCATCATGCCGCAATATGCCTTGCAGCGGCTTTATGAGGCTTCGAAGGGACGCGACACCTACATCACTACCGAAGTCGGCCAGCATCAGATGTGGGCGGCGCAGTTCTTCGGTTTCGAGGAGCCCAATCACTGGATGACCTCGGGCGGTCTCGGCACCATGGGCTACGGCCTGCCGGCGGCCATCGGCGTTCAGGTCGCGCATCCGGACGCACTGGTCATCGACATTGCCGGTGACGCCTCGATTCAGATGTGCATTCAGGAAATGTCCTGCGCCATCCAGTACGGCCTGCCGGTGAAGATTTTCATTCTCAACAACCAGTATATGGGCATGGTGCGCCAATGGCAGCAGCTGCTGCACGGCAACCGCCTGTCCAATTCCTATACGGAAGCCATGCCTGATTTCGTCAAGCTGGCGGAAGCCTATGGCGCGGTCGGCATGTATTGCGACGATCCGAAGGAACTGGATGACAAGATTGCCGAGATGATCGCGGTCAAGAAGCCCGTCATCTTCGATTGCCGCGTCGCCAATCTTGCCAATTGCTTCCCGATGATCCCGTCTGGTAAAGCCCATAACGAGATGCTGTTGCCGGACGAGGCGACGGATGAAGCGGTTGCCAACGCCATTGACGCCAAGGGCCGTCAGCTAGTCTGA